In the Pristiophorus japonicus isolate sPriJap1 chromosome 5, sPriJap1.hap1, whole genome shotgun sequence genome, one interval contains:
- the LOC139263909 gene encoding uncharacterized protein isoform X2 gives MLDKTASKEKELCGLYFQSISPSNLTERWSRGTKEGDKILTEGRGGGGLSRRLRVRRTLLCDITGKAGQPEKLVQLQLAPAAAPTTSEEEQEETEEQEYFPYLEQEEEEEVEDDDPEILQDPSIFVVRDEPAVISVERKEAPEPIGVQPATPRCDILRTSGQRGEQSPTLEGQTECLISMCRETVTIGRELIQRFHQFSNRLSQFSMTFSNWSVMQTELARDTLEGIRELTAATNALRHVLLAGHGTAPQGVVLVQSGTPSTQVSMVDTVPLDSEDERHDSPSTPTLPPWQEVLPLPTTR, from the exons TTATGTGGGCTCTACTTTCAGTCCATCTCGCCCTCAAATTTGACAGAGAGGTGGAGCAGAGGCACCAAAGAAGGGGACAAGatactcacagagggaagaggaggagggggtctCAGCAGGAGactccgggtgaggagaactctgctgtgtgacatcacaggtaaggcgg GTCAACCTGAGAAGCTCGTACAACTCCAGCTGGCACCAGCAGCTGCACCAACAACctcggaggaggaacaggaggaaacagaggaacaggagtacttTCCTTAcctcgaacaggaggaggaggaggaggtggaggacgatGATCCTGAGATCCTGCAGGATCCATCCATTTTTGTAGTgagggatgaacctgcggtcatctctgtTGAGCGGAAAGAGGCACCGGAACCAATTGGTGTGCAGCCGGCAACACCAAGATGTGATATATTGCGCACGTCAGgccagcgaggtgagcaatcgcctaccttggaaggacagacagagtgcttgatctccatgtgcagggagacggtcacgataggtcgcgagcttatcCAGAGGTTCCATCAGTTCTCCAACAGGTTGAGCCAATTCTCCATGaccttctccaactggtctgtcatgCAAACGGAGTTAGCACGGGACACCTTGGAGGGGATCAGAGAactgacagccgcaaccaatgcccttcggcatgtgtTGCTAgctggacacggcactgcaccccaaggcgtCGTGTTGGTTCAAAGTGGAACCCCTAGCACTCAAGTGAGTATGGTGGACACAGTTCCTCTGGACTCGGAAGATGAACGACATGATTCGCCTTCCACTCCGACacttccaccatggcaggaagttttGCCATTGCCCACTACACGCTAG
- the LOC139263909 gene encoding uncharacterized protein isoform X3, translating into MHDQLCGLYFQSISPSNLTERWSRGTKEGDKILTEGRGGGGLSRRLRVRRTLLCDITGKAGQPEKLVQLQLAPAAAPTTSEEEQEETEEQEYFPYLEQEEEEEVEDDDPEILQDPSIFVVRDEPAVISVERKEAPEPIGVQPATPRCDILRTSGQRGEQSPTLEGQTECLISMCRETVTIGRELIQRFHQFSNRLSQFSMTFSNWSVMQTELARDTLEGIRELTAATNALRHVLLAGHGTAPQGVVLVQSGTPSTQVSMVDTVPLDSEDERHDSPSTPTLPPWQEVLPLPTTR; encoded by the exons TTATGTGGGCTCTACTTTCAGTCCATCTCGCCCTCAAATTTGACAGAGAGGTGGAGCAGAGGCACCAAAGAAGGGGACAAGatactcacagagggaagaggaggagggggtctCAGCAGGAGactccgggtgaggagaactctgctgtgtgacatcacaggtaaggcgg GTCAACCTGAGAAGCTCGTACAACTCCAGCTGGCACCAGCAGCTGCACCAACAACctcggaggaggaacaggaggaaacagaggaacaggagtacttTCCTTAcctcgaacaggaggaggaggaggaggtggaggacgatGATCCTGAGATCCTGCAGGATCCATCCATTTTTGTAGTgagggatgaacctgcggtcatctctgtTGAGCGGAAAGAGGCACCGGAACCAATTGGTGTGCAGCCGGCAACACCAAGATGTGATATATTGCGCACGTCAGgccagcgaggtgagcaatcgcctaccttggaaggacagacagagtgcttgatctccatgtgcagggagacggtcacgataggtcgcgagcttatcCAGAGGTTCCATCAGTTCTCCAACAGGTTGAGCCAATTCTCCATGaccttctccaactggtctgtcatgCAAACGGAGTTAGCACGGGACACCTTGGAGGGGATCAGAGAactgacagccgcaaccaatgcccttcggcatgtgtTGCTAgctggacacggcactgcaccccaaggcgtCGTGTTGGTTCAAAGTGGAACCCCTAGCACTCAAGTGAGTATGGTGGACACAGTTCCTCTGGACTCGGAAGATGAACGACATGATTCGCCTTCCACTCCGACacttccaccatggcaggaagttttGCCATTGCCCACTACACGCTAG